The genomic stretch CGCTGCTGCTGTTGTTATTGTATTCTACCTACATAATCAATAATAAAGCAAAACTGAAAAAGCTGCTAATTTGGTCATATTCGGACAAACAATTTGTTCTGCTAAATTTGGATCCGGACCTGAACCGTTAGAGGGTTTTTACTTGGCAATTGTCTGTGATAAGCATATGATTTTGCTTCTTGGAGATATGAGGAAGGAGGCTTTTAAAAAGACTAGTGCTACCTCAGTCCCTATTACTGCCTCTTTTATTGCAAAAAGGGAGCATGTTTATGGGAAGAAGTGTTTCTACACAAGAGCTAAGTTTAGTGATAATGGCCCTCTGCACGATCTCATGATCGAATGTGATACGATTAGCACCAACGATCCGTGCTTAATTGTTCGTATAGATACGAAAAATTTCATGCAAGTGAAGAGGCTTCAATGGAAATTCCGTGGTAATCACACTATCCTGGTTGATGGGATTCCAGTAGAAGTATTCTGGGATGTCCATAGTTGGCTTTTTGGCACGTCCCCTGGAAGCGCGGTT from Silene latifolia isolate original U9 population chromosome 2, ASM4854445v1, whole genome shotgun sequence encodes the following:
- the LOC141641598 gene encoding uncharacterized protein LOC141641598 encodes the protein MGAVELGLIGSGRWSLSAIKTEKAANLVIFGQTICSAKFGSGPEPLEGFYLAIVCDKHMILLLGDMRKEAFKKTSATSVPITASFIAKREHVYGKKCFYTRAKFSDNGPLHDLMIECDTISTNDPCLIVRIDTKNFMQVKRLQWKFRGNHTILVDGIPVEVFWDVHSWLFGTSPGSAVFMFRTSLSAEKLWVSQPLCDPTFFALVRSQRFRDSQSHQLGFSLILYAWKQE